In a single window of the Halobacteriovoraceae bacterium genome:
- a CDS encoding MFS transporter translates to MLKPTCALRWGHFLSVLGERLTFVSIILYCQDFFGISTGTIVALSLYTLTFVVVSPFSARILNSFNKKKILIVSDIIRSFLVISYIPFLSHKEHTIPPIIFIIFLVISISTIARNAFWSIIPDVVHSNDIQNFNMKISLNESVGLAIGTALGGLLLKWMSYKYIFIFDSITYIISMFCLMSVEYEDKTSKIKNDSPKTRISDFVNLLDDKVLLSMTFAIVFTCILSGFSNSFIVSNIQQSLNLSKDHVGYSFSVLAVGSWLAPKFLEHTRLSAIFESLKMYLIILCGSIATLSITRNIFVFYVLCFLTGVIITSGTAKFNTLAMMRLDFENRNLYISYLTSLIRFFMFIGIVISPIDTRVTVCIFASVVMLVITLFKKNVYV, encoded by the coding sequence ATGCTAAAGCCTACTTGTGCCCTCAGATGGGGGCACTTCTTATCTGTTCTTGGAGAGAGACTCACGTTTGTGTCTATAATCTTGTATTGCCAGGATTTTTTTGGAATAAGTACAGGAACAATAGTTGCACTATCCCTATACACACTTACATTCGTAGTTGTGTCTCCATTTTCTGCCAGAATATTAAATAGTTTCAATAAGAAAAAAATACTTATAGTATCTGATATCATAAGGTCATTTTTAGTAATATCCTATATCCCATTTTTAAGTCATAAAGAACACACAATACCTCCGATTATTTTTATTATATTCCTGGTTATTTCCATATCAACAATAGCCAGAAATGCATTTTGGTCTATCATACCCGACGTAGTTCATAGCAACGATATACAAAATTTTAATATGAAAATTTCTTTAAATGAAAGTGTTGGCCTTGCTATAGGAACAGCACTTGGAGGACTGCTTTTAAAATGGATGTCGTACAAATATATTTTTATTTTTGATTCAATTACATACATTATATCTATGTTTTGCTTGATGTCGGTGGAATATGAAGATAAAACATCAAAAATAAAAAATGATTCGCCTAAAACCAGGATATCCGATTTTGTAAACTTGCTAGATGACAAAGTATTGTTGTCAATGACGTTTGCCATTGTCTTTACATGCATTCTTAGTGGTTTTTCTAACTCTTTTATAGTTTCAAATATACAACAATCGTTAAATCTTTCAAAAGACCACGTAGGTTATTCCTTTTCAGTTTTAGCTGTAGGCAGTTGGTTAGCCCCTAAATTTTTAGAACATACAAGACTGTCAGCAATATTTGAATCTTTAAAAATGTATTTAATTATCCTATGTGGGTCAATTGCAACCCTATCAATAACTAGAAATATTTTTGTTTTCTACGTTCTATGTTTTCTAACTGGAGTTATTATAACTTCTGGCACTGCCAAGTTTAACACTTTAGCAATGATGAGACTAGATTTCGAGAATAGAAATTTATATATATCATACCTAACATCATTGATAAGGTTTTTTATGTTTATCGGCATTGTAATATCTCCAATTGATACAAGAGTAACTGTCTGCATATTTGCATCAGTTGTAATGCTAGTTATTACTCTTTTTAAAAAGAATGTGTATGTATAG
- a CDS encoding transposase — translation MKGKKFSEEVIFKILKEYESGIPAKELGRKYGMAEQTVHKWKKKYHGMQVSDAKKLRSLEEENRRLKRLVADLSLDNQMLKEVTKGNF, via the coding sequence ATGAAAGGAAAAAAATTTTCAGAAGAAGTGATTTTCAAAATTTTAAAGGAATATGAATCTGGAATTCCAGCAAAAGAACTTGGACGCAAATATGGAATGGCCGAGCAAACAGTTCATAAGTGGAAGAAAAAATATCACGGGATGCAGGTATCTGATGCTAAAAAACTAAGAAGTCTTGAAGAGGAGAATCGACGTTTAAAACGACTCGTTGCTGATTTAAGTTTAGATAACCAAATGCTCAAGGAAGTTACAAAGGGAAACTTTTAA
- a CDS encoding HAMP domain-containing histidine kinase, translating to MFLFSLLLGIFYSSYIYITDQIRDNYIQSVLDKAIYIHGTTRSKILVDNDNYVYDLIINTLCNERDNSSFEGFFIERSGEIDMEAKDIVNKKEIINHKYKTINKNLSFYADLKNIYLKISYYYSEQGNDLAAMLYIVFNKNNLVKIISAVKLKFAIAIFVLTFTILIVFLYTINKIRVRLKNIDGVLTGVINDDFDSLVKYSNLEVVDRDSSIKEIALKIYGLYKSNIELVKQESQLSIIKQITHDIRSPLAALDIAAKSIPDDTKYERAIFNSAINRIHDLANDLLSKNKDIHFEQRENKKVSIVKLLNLIVSEKRLEHSKNDNVRIEFKMLNGGYEAFSEFSKKEFYRIISNLINNSVEATYSKLNEITASLSSNKNDVNIEISDTGKGIPNEYLDKIFIQGESIGKENGNGLGLFHAKSLVESFGGKINVISEIGKGTTITIRIPKIVPPESFVSQISLKRDSKIVLIEDDPSVHKAWESRFKREIKSFFTLESFKKWKVENDESGYIYIFDQEFKKESTNGLETILELGITKESILCTSHYENSEIQKTCEKSGIGLVDKSMIPYIPIIIEEDSKIRNLSILIDDDPLVRLVWKTRAKEQGIEFKCFSNEDDFYNELPNISKDSPIYIDSCLGDGVKGEDIARDLVTCGYEKVSIATGYEKERFSDLPKQIKIQGKGSPW from the coding sequence TTGTTTTTATTTTCATTACTACTAGGAATATTTTATTCATCATATATTTATATCACAGACCAAATAAGAGATAATTACATTCAAAGTGTTCTAGACAAGGCTATCTATATCCATGGCACTACCAGATCAAAGATACTTGTTGATAACGATAACTATGTTTATGATCTAATAATAAATACATTGTGCAACGAAAGAGATAATTCATCTTTTGAAGGTTTTTTTATTGAAAGATCAGGCGAAATTGACATGGAAGCAAAAGACATTGTCAATAAAAAAGAAATAATCAACCACAAATATAAAACGATTAATAAAAATCTGAGTTTTTATGCTGATTTGAAAAATATTTATTTAAAAATATCTTACTACTATTCAGAACAAGGGAATGATTTAGCGGCAATGTTATATATTGTTTTCAATAAAAATAACTTAGTCAAAATTATTTCAGCAGTAAAATTAAAATTTGCAATCGCGATTTTTGTTTTAACTTTTACAATTTTAATTGTTTTCCTATATACAATAAACAAAATAAGGGTTCGACTAAAAAACATTGATGGCGTATTAACTGGAGTTATAAACGATGACTTTGATAGTCTAGTTAAATATTCTAATCTGGAGGTTGTAGATAGAGATTCTTCCATAAAAGAAATAGCTTTAAAAATATACGGCCTATATAAAAGCAACATTGAACTAGTAAAACAAGAGTCGCAGCTGTCAATTATTAAACAGATCACACATGACATCAGATCCCCCCTTGCAGCGCTTGATATTGCTGCAAAATCAATCCCAGATGATACAAAATATGAAAGAGCAATATTCAACTCTGCTATCAACAGAATTCATGACCTAGCAAATGACCTCTTAAGCAAGAATAAAGATATACACTTTGAACAAAGGGAAAATAAGAAAGTTTCAATTGTTAAACTTTTAAACCTCATTGTATCTGAAAAACGCCTTGAGCATTCTAAGAATGACAATGTCAGAATTGAGTTTAAAATGCTCAACGGCGGCTACGAAGCATTTAGCGAATTTAGTAAAAAAGAATTCTACAGGATTATCTCTAATCTTATTAACAATTCAGTCGAAGCAACGTACAGCAAATTAAATGAAATTACCGCAAGTCTAAGCTCGAATAAAAATGATGTTAATATCGAAATAAGTGATACTGGCAAGGGAATACCGAATGAATATCTAGACAAAATTTTTATTCAAGGTGAATCTATTGGCAAGGAAAACGGCAATGGACTAGGTCTTTTTCACGCAAAAAGTTTAGTAGAGTCTTTTGGCGGTAAAATTAATGTAATAAGCGAAATTGGCAAGGGAACCACTATAACTATCAGAATACCAAAAATTGTTCCACCAGAGTCCTTTGTTAGTCAAATTAGTCTTAAAAGAGATTCCAAAATTGTCCTAATAGAAGACGATCCTTCAGTCCATAAAGCATGGGAATCAAGATTTAAAAGAGAAATAAAGTCTTTCTTTACGCTGGAGTCATTTAAAAAGTGGAAAGTCGAAAACGATGAGAGTGGATATATCTATATTTTTGATCAAGAATTTAAAAAAGAAAGCACTAATGGGCTTGAAACCATTCTTGAATTAGGAATAACAAAAGAAAGTATTCTGTGCACCAGCCATTACGAAAACTCAGAAATTCAAAAAACATGTGAGAAAAGTGGTATCGGTCTCGTAGATAAGAGTATGATCCCATATATCCCTATCATTATAGAAGAAGACTCTAAGATTAGAAATTTATCAATCCTAATTGATGATGACCCACTCGTTAGGTTGGTGTGGAAAACAAGAGCAAAGGAACAGGGGATCGAATTTAAGTGTTTTTCAAATGAAGATGATTTTTATAACGAGCTACCTAATATATCCAAAGACTCACCTATTTACATTGATTCTTGTCTCGGAGATGGTGTAAAAGGTGAAGATATAGCTAGAGACTTAGTTACTTGTGGATATGAAAAAGTATCCATTGCAACTGGATATGAAAAGGAGCGCTTTTCTGATCTACCTAAACAAATCAAAATTCAAGGAAAAGGGTCTCCCTGGTAA
- a CDS encoding IS3 family transposase — translation MLIDKFGVSERHSCQVLDINRSSYRYELTLIKNDQIVINRMQQIVHKHRRYGYPRVHVILNREGIVQNRKRTQRIYFEQGFSLKLKRKKKKQFFPRIVKPSASMGGEVWSMDFVSDSLANSRKIRILTVIDHFTRYSPGFYIDHSISGIIVTKELDRMIKEHGKPKRIQVDNGPEFTSKAMLEWSYRNNIEIDFTRPGKPTDNAYIESFNGSFRDECLNQNWFSTLAEARVVIESWRKEYNEERIHSSLKYLTPKEFVKKEREDVKHRLSATHL, via the coding sequence ATGCTCATTGATAAGTTTGGGGTCAGTGAGCGGCATTCGTGCCAAGTTTTAGATATTAACAGATCAAGCTATCGATATGAATTAACTTTGATTAAGAATGACCAAATTGTTATTAATCGAATGCAACAAATTGTACATAAACATCGAAGATATGGATATCCACGAGTTCATGTGATTCTAAATCGAGAAGGAATAGTCCAAAATCGCAAGAGAACCCAAAGAATTTATTTTGAGCAGGGATTTTCTTTAAAATTGAAACGAAAAAAGAAAAAACAATTTTTTCCACGGATAGTAAAACCTTCGGCATCGATGGGGGGTGAAGTTTGGTCTATGGATTTTGTTTCAGACTCACTTGCAAATTCAAGAAAGATTAGAATATTGACAGTCATAGACCATTTCACAAGGTATTCCCCAGGTTTTTATATTGATCATTCAATCTCGGGAATAATTGTAACCAAAGAACTTGATCGAATGATAAAAGAACATGGAAAACCAAAAAGAATTCAAGTAGATAATGGGCCAGAATTTACATCTAAGGCCATGTTGGAGTGGAGTTACAGGAATAATATTGAAATAGATTTTACTCGTCCAGGAAAACCAACAGATAATGCTTATATTGAAAGTTTTAATGGTAGCTTTCGAGATGAATGTCTAAATCAAAATTGGTTTTCTACATTGGCAGAAGCACGAGTTGTAATTGAAAGCTGGAGAAAAGAATACAATGAAGAGAGAATACACAGTTCATTAAAATATTTAACACCTAAAGAATTTGTCAAAAAGGAACGAGAAGATGTAAAACACAGACTCAGTGCAACTCATCTTTAG